In Herbinix luporum, a single window of DNA contains:
- a CDS encoding serpin family protein: MKEKKRSDDTIANISDELIEEASELKRGKKFSLWSKLTALVVFVVIIIALTLLFPREKNQNTEANINIVYPEAYAYGDFDTLKQVRDQNPIEDEFIKALNEFTYKTSANILTEAGKNINYSPISLYYALSLAASGAEGETEDQLLALLGVSDKEILSEQCGNLYRRLYKNNQVGKLKIANSLWIDDEFGGKPIIFKDEFVRQAAENFYASSHRVDFAKDETAREMADWISINTNGKLNPRIEINPNQILSIINTVYFYDQWIDRFDKSETVEDTFNLLNGSEVKVDFMNNTYGSVGFARGKDFTRASLGLKNSGEMVFILPDEGVSPYELIASSEKMKETFEGGESFVGEVVWKIPKFSFGSSLKLGNMLVNLGVTSAFKEDADFSGITDHMAYITDVIQETHIGIDEDGVEATAYTQVNFFGAMPPNGRADMILDRPFIYGIITHDDTILFIGVCENPAES, from the coding sequence TTGAAAGAAAAGAAAAGATCAGATGATACAATTGCTAATATAAGTGATGAGCTTATAGAAGAAGCAAGTGAATTAAAACGGGGTAAGAAATTTTCCCTATGGTCAAAATTGACGGCCCTTGTAGTTTTTGTCGTAATAATAATTGCCTTAACTTTATTGTTTCCAAGAGAAAAAAATCAAAATACTGAAGCTAATATAAATATAGTTTATCCAGAAGCGTATGCCTATGGAGACTTTGATACATTGAAACAGGTGCGAGATCAAAATCCTATAGAGGATGAATTTATTAAGGCGCTTAATGAGTTCACCTATAAGACAAGTGCAAATATACTAACAGAAGCCGGCAAAAATATAAATTATTCACCTATATCCCTATATTATGCCTTGTCCCTTGCGGCCTCTGGTGCAGAAGGTGAAACAGAGGATCAATTACTGGCTTTATTAGGTGTTTCCGATAAGGAGATTCTTTCTGAACAGTGCGGAAACTTATATCGCAGGCTTTACAAAAATAATCAAGTGGGAAAACTCAAAATTGCAAATTCTTTATGGATTGACGATGAATTTGGGGGTAAACCGATTATATTTAAAGATGAATTTGTTAGACAGGCAGCAGAAAACTTTTATGCCAGCTCTCACAGGGTTGACTTTGCTAAGGATGAAACTGCAAGAGAGATGGCCGATTGGATATCAATAAATACCAATGGTAAATTGAATCCTAGGATAGAGATCAACCCTAATCAAATACTATCGATAATAAATACAGTTTATTTCTATGATCAATGGATTGATCGTTTTGATAAGAGCGAAACTGTTGAGGATACATTTAATCTATTAAATGGTAGTGAAGTAAAAGTCGACTTTATGAATAATACATACGGGTCAGTTGGATTTGCCAGGGGTAAGGATTTTACGAGAGCAAGTTTAGGGTTGAAGAACTCAGGTGAAATGGTATTTATACTTCCTGATGAGGGGGTATCTCCTTATGAGCTGATTGCATCTTCAGAGAAAATGAAGGAAACTTTTGAAGGAGGAGAAAGTTTTGTTGGGGAGGTAGTATGGAAGATACCCAAGTTTAGTTTTGGTTCTTCTCTTAAATTGGGTAATATGCTTGTAAATCTAGGGGTAACCTCTGCTTTTAAAGAGGATGCAGACTTTAGTGGAATTACAGACCACATGGCATATATTACTGATGTAATTCAGGAAACCCATATAGGCATCGATGAAGACGGCGTAGAAGCGACCGCTTATACTCAAGTAAATTTTTTTGGCGCAATGCCACCAAATGGGCGTGCTGATATGATTCTGGATAGACCATTTATCTATGGTATTATTACACATGACGATACTATACTTTTTATCGGTGTGTGTGAAAACCCTGCTGAAAGTTAA
- the recR gene encoding recombination mediator RecR — MDYYSSKISKLIEELSKLPGIGAKTAQRLAFHIINMPEDQVMELSNSIVDAKKKIQYCSECLTLTDRELCPICSSPKRNKRQIMVVENPRDLAAYEKTGKYEGVYHVLHGAISPMLGIGPGDIKLKELMTRLQQDVEEVIIATNSSLEGEATAMYISKLIKPAGIKVSRIASGIPVGGDLEYIDEVTLLRALEGRVEL; from the coding sequence ATGGATTACTATAGCAGTAAGATAAGCAAGTTAATAGAGGAGCTTTCAAAGCTTCCCGGTATTGGTGCAAAGACAGCCCAAAGGCTTGCTTTTCATATTATAAATATGCCGGAGGATCAAGTGATGGAATTGTCAAATTCCATCGTTGATGCCAAAAAGAAGATACAGTACTGTAGTGAGTGTTTGACTCTTACAGATAGGGAGTTATGTCCCATCTGCTCATCTCCCAAAAGAAATAAAAGGCAGATTATGGTTGTAGAAAATCCTAGGGATTTGGCAGCCTATGAAAAGACAGGAAAATATGAGGGAGTATACCATGTACTTCATGGAGCAATCTCCCCCATGCTTGGCATAGGTCCCGGGGATATAAAGCTAAAAGAGTTAATGACTCGACTTCAACAGGATGTTGAAGAAGTTATTATTGCAACTAACTCCAGCCTTGAAGGAGAAGCTACTGCAATGTATATAAGTAAGCTGATTAAGCCTGCGGGAATTAAGGTAAGTCGGATAGCCAGTGGAATTCCGGTAGGTGGTGACTTAGAATATATTGATGAAGTGACCCTTCTAAGAGCCTTAGAGGGTAGGGTGGAGTTATAA
- a CDS encoding YbaB/EbfC family nucleoid-associated protein → MARRGGFPGGGIPGNMNNLMKQAQRMQKQMEEKTKELEEKTWEASAGGGAVTVTVSGKKEILSVKISQEVVDPDDVEMLEDLIVAATNEALRQMEEESAEVMSQITGGLGGLGGFPF, encoded by the coding sequence ATGGCAAGAAGAGGTGGATTTCCCGGTGGAGGAATACCGGGTAATATGAATAATTTAATGAAACAGGCACAGCGTATGCAAAAGCAAATGGAGGAAAAGACAAAAGAACTTGAGGAGAAAACCTGGGAAGCTAGTGCCGGCGGCGGAGCTGTGACCGTTACTGTTTCAGGTAAGAAAGAAATTTTATCCGTTAAAATATCACAGGAAGTGGTAGATCCGGATGATGTTGAGATGTTGGAAGATCTAATAGTTGCAGCTACCAATGAAGCATTAAGGCAAATGGAGGAAGAATCCGCAGAGGTAATGAGTCAAATTACAGGTGGATTAGGTGGCTTGGGAGGATTCCCGTTCTAA
- a CDS encoding class I SAM-dependent methyltransferase gives MDWNIIDLPVKDIYGKLDIGFTPIFKESMKIFKEMGYKRILDVGCGYGKHSIYLSENNFTVTSIDINEKAIEWLKEYINTKGISNVNLIKANANALPFENDYFDAIICSSVIHHHNLKGIKNSISEIYRVLKQNGCALVDFMSLEDDSFGLGEEVEKNTFIGSREGEEDVPHYYTDTSELKELFKNFRNISISKNEYHINIDLDNKIKSRMLDVKAYK, from the coding sequence ATGGATTGGAATATAATTGACTTACCAGTTAAAGACATATATGGGAAGTTAGACATTGGATTTACGCCTATTTTTAAAGAAAGTATGAAAATATTTAAAGAGATGGGTTATAAAAGAATTTTAGATGTAGGATGTGGATATGGCAAACACAGTATCTATCTTTCAGAAAATAATTTTACTGTAACTTCTATTGATATTAATGAAAAGGCAATTGAATGGTTAAAAGAGTACATAAATACGAAAGGTATAAGTAATGTTAATTTAATAAAAGCAAATGCTAATGCCTTACCATTTGAAAATGATTATTTTGATGCTATTATCTGTTCATCTGTAATTCATCATCATAACCTTAAGGGAATCAAAAATAGTATTTCTGAAATATATAGAGTATTAAAACAAAATGGATGTGCTTTAGTTGATTTCATGTCATTGGAAGATGATTCTTTTGGGCTAGGGGAAGAAGTAGAGAAAAACACTTTCATAGGTTCAAGAGAAGGTGAGGAAGATGTTCCCCACTATTATACTGATACTAGTGAATTGAAGGAATTATTCAAGAATTTTAGAAATATTAGCATTTCTAAAAATGAGTACCATATAAATATAGATTTAGATAATAAGATTAAAAGTAGAATGCTTGATGTTAAGGCATATAAGTAG
- a CDS encoding DUF6438 domain-containing protein, whose amino-acid sequence MFEFIRLERTMCYGTCPVYSVQVDKYGNINYFGEAFVYKNGEHQWKISKKKVEQLNDLIENFGFKSFIYGPGKEFITDQPSCIKTVKYPDDEIKEIDHYLGHILLDEDLILFEKRIERILGTKKYVNPRLYIYQIKDINSEPSIMFIVISSSEKEAIDLIEKEYDNQKGLEWQANKIGVATDDYYGPTIVMKNN is encoded by the coding sequence ATGTTCGAATTTATCAGGTTAGAGAGAACAATGTGCTATGGAACATGTCCTGTTTATAGTGTACAGGTAGATAAATATGGAAATATAAACTACTTTGGTGAAGCATTTGTTTATAAAAATGGAGAGCACCAATGGAAGATATCAAAGAAAAAAGTAGAACAGTTAAATGACCTAATTGAGAATTTTGGGTTTAAGTCATTTATCTATGGGCCTGGAAAAGAATTCATTACTGACCAGCCTTCTTGTATAAAAACAGTAAAATACCCTGACGATGAAATTAAGGAAATCGACCATTACCTAGGGCATATTTTACTTGATGAGGATTTGATATTGTTTGAAAAAAGGATAGAAAGAATACTTGGTACTAAAAAATATGTAAATCCAAGATTATACATATATCAGATTAAGGATATAAATTCAGAACCTTCAATTATGTTTATAGTTATTTCTTCTTCAGAGAAGGAAGCGATAGATTTAATTGAAAAAGAATATGATAATCAAAAAGGTTTAGAATGGCAGGCTAATAAGATTGGCGTTGCCACTGATGACTACTATGGCCCGACTATTGTGATGAAGAATAATTAA
- a CDS encoding transcription repressor NadR, giving the protein MDGNTRREKLIEIIKNRKEPITGGELSQILGVSRQVIVQDIALLRAADYDIISTTKGYLLYQHNEPTYTRVINVKHSTDEIEDELCTIVDNGGKILDVHVIHEIYGRIVTDLIIRNRSDVYDFVKQVKEKKIVPLKELTAGTHSHTIEANSEEILDRIEESLRKKNYLID; this is encoded by the coding sequence ATGGATGGAAATACCCGGAGGGAAAAGTTAATAGAGATAATAAAAAATCGTAAAGAACCCATAACCGGTGGTGAGTTATCCCAAATCCTAGGGGTTAGCAGGCAGGTTATTGTTCAGGACATTGCACTTTTAAGGGCTGCCGATTATGATATTATATCAACTACCAAGGGCTATCTATTATATCAACATAATGAACCTACATATACACGGGTAATTAACGTAAAGCATTCCACCGATGAAATTGAAGATGAGTTATGTACTATTGTTGATAATGGAGGCAAAATTTTAGATGTTCATGTTATACATGAAATCTATGGCCGAATAGTAACAGACCTTATTATTCGTAATCGAAGTGATGTTTACGATTTTGTAAAACAAGTTAAAGAGAAAAAAATTGTTCCCTTAAAGGAGCTTACCGCCGGAACCCACAGCCATACAATTGAGGCTAATAGTGAGGAGATTCTTGATAGGATAGAAGAATCATTAAGAAAAAAGAATTATCTAATAGATTAA
- a CDS encoding peptidoglycan DD-metalloendopeptidase family protein, with protein MNKRLAEFFKSKGYYVLLFVGIIAIAAVALIGSNLTSNSDEGENIVDLNEPDNNIEARDNNNNLQADNNDTSNQVANNEEVAGSGETGGGQNLANNDSLLEFDVYTREEENGIDLSENDESVQVADAEQDNNEQPQTVETTGSTVKNSPSLSFDAQQGLLWPVEGNVIMNYSMDHLTYHATLMQFKVNPAIIIDAEVGTEVKSAADGVITEIYDDPVTGLTVTMDIGDGYSLVYGQLKDVNYQVGDKLSEGEVIGLINEPTKYYTVEGSNLYFMVMEDGQTVNPMLLLR; from the coding sequence GTGAATAAAAGGTTAGCTGAATTTTTCAAAAGCAAAGGTTATTATGTGTTATTATTTGTCGGTATTATCGCTATAGCTGCAGTAGCGCTCATTGGCTCCAATTTAACCTCAAATTCTGATGAGGGAGAAAATATTGTGGATCTTAATGAACCGGATAATAACATAGAAGCCAGAGATAATAATAATAATCTTCAGGCTGATAATAACGATACATCAAATCAGGTTGCTAATAATGAAGAAGTAGCCGGATCTGGTGAAACTGGGGGAGGTCAAAATCTTGCTAACAATGACAGCCTTCTAGAATTTGATGTTTATACGAGGGAGGAAGAAAACGGAATTGACCTTTCAGAAAATGATGAGTCTGTGCAGGTTGCAGATGCTGAACAGGATAATAATGAGCAGCCACAGACAGTTGAAACCACCGGTAGCACAGTTAAGAATTCACCTTCCCTAAGTTTTGATGCCCAACAGGGACTTCTTTGGCCGGTGGAAGGTAATGTAATTATGAATTATAGTATGGATCACTTGACCTATCATGCTACTCTTATGCAGTTTAAGGTTAACCCGGCAATTATTATAGATGCTGAGGTGGGTACAGAGGTTAAGTCAGCAGCAGACGGAGTTATAACAGAGATTTATGATGATCCCGTAACAGGATTAACAGTTACCATGGATATTGGTGATGGATACTCCCTAGTCTATGGCCAACTTAAAGATGTAAACTACCAGGTTGGGGATAAATTGTCAGAGGGTGAAGTTATAGGACTTATTAATGAACCCACAAAATACTATACAGTAGAAGGTAGTAATCTCTACTTTATGGTAATGGAAGATGGACAAACTGTAAACCCCATGCTGTTATTACGCTAA
- the dnaX gene encoding DNA polymerase III subunit gamma/tau, translated as MSYMALYRKFRPDNFKDVKGQDHIVTTLKNQIKSGRIGHAYLFTGTRGTGKTSVAKLFAKTVNCENPSDGNPCNECSLCKGIAAGTSMNVIEIDAASNNGVENVREIVEEVRYSPTEGKYKVYIIDEVHMLSTGAFNALLKTIEEPPSYVIFILATTEVHKIPVTILSRCQRYDFKRISIDIIADRLRELMDEEKIEIEDKALKYIARVADGSLRDALSLLDQCISFYLGKTITYDNVLDVLGTVDTKVFSKLLQSINNQDVSECIKILDEVEITGRELSQFVIDFIWYLRNLLLVKTTEDVTEIIIDISSENLLLLKQEAESIEVDILMRYIRIFSELSNQIRYASRKRVLLEIALIKVCRPQMEHNYDALINRIKALEEKLEQGIIVKSDDNKVETPKEESEPIKKQEILPQALPEDLKKVAGNWRGLLSQISKKAPALASVLRSATLSVDDNLGLVIVVTDPLDKELVDREGHKKVILDAIAAMLGKQAEISVRYLDKDKENINNLVDLTKIIKVPIEYE; from the coding sequence ATGTCATATATGGCACTTTATAGGAAGTTTAGGCCCGATAACTTTAAGGATGTAAAAGGCCAAGATCATATTGTAACCACCCTTAAAAACCAAATAAAGTCCGGAAGAATAGGACATGCCTATCTATTTACAGGGACCAGAGGAACCGGTAAAACTTCTGTGGCAAAATTATTTGCAAAGACTGTAAACTGTGAAAACCCCAGTGACGGCAATCCTTGTAATGAATGTAGCTTATGTAAAGGGATTGCAGCCGGTACTTCCATGAATGTAATTGAGATAGACGCTGCATCGAACAACGGTGTTGAAAATGTAAGAGAGATTGTTGAAGAGGTAAGATATTCACCTACGGAAGGTAAATATAAAGTATACATCATTGATGAGGTTCATATGCTTTCTACGGGAGCATTTAATGCCCTTTTAAAGACTATTGAAGAGCCTCCTTCTTATGTTATCTTCATCTTGGCTACAACAGAGGTTCATAAAATTCCTGTAACCATATTATCCCGGTGCCAGAGATATGATTTTAAGCGGATAAGTATAGATATCATAGCAGACCGACTTAGGGAACTGATGGATGAAGAAAAGATTGAAATAGAGGATAAGGCCTTAAAATATATTGCAAGGGTGGCAGACGGATCCCTAAGGGATGCTTTAAGTTTACTGGATCAATGTATTTCTTTTTATCTGGGCAAGACTATCACTTATGATAATGTTCTGGATGTATTGGGAACCGTTGATACCAAGGTATTCTCCAAACTGCTACAAAGCATTAATAATCAAGATGTATCAGAGTGTATAAAGATTCTTGACGAAGTGGAAATTACCGGCAGAGAGCTGTCACAATTTGTGATAGACTTTATCTGGTATCTTAGAAATCTTCTACTGGTTAAGACAACAGAGGATGTAACAGAAATTATAATTGATATATCCTCAGAGAACTTGCTGCTATTAAAGCAGGAAGCAGAGTCCATAGAAGTAGATATACTTATGAGATATATTAGAATCTTCTCAGAGTTATCAAATCAGATTCGTTATGCTTCCAGAAAGAGAGTGCTGTTGGAAATTGCACTTATAAAAGTCTGCAGGCCCCAGATGGAACATAATTATGATGCCTTGATTAATCGTATTAAGGCCTTAGAGGAGAAACTAGAACAAGGTATTATAGTAAAATCTGATGACAATAAGGTGGAAACACCAAAAGAAGAATCGGAGCCTATAAAAAAGCAGGAAATATTACCCCAGGCACTTCCTGAGGATTTAAAAAAAGTGGCCGGTAACTGGAGAGGCTTGCTTTCTCAGATTTCTAAGAAAGCACCTGCACTGGCCTCTGTTCTTCGCAGTGCCACATTAAGTGTTGATGATAACCTAGGGCTTGTGATTGTGGTGACAGATCCTCTCGATAAGGAATTAGTAGATAGAGAAGGACATAAAAAAGTTATCCTAGATGCTATAGCAGCTATGCTTGGAAAACAGGCAGAAATTAGTGTTAGGTATCTGGATAAGGATAAAGAAAATATTAATAACCTTGTTGATCTTACAAAAATAATTAAGGTTCCAATTGAATATGAATAA
- a CDS encoding helix-turn-helix transcriptional regulator, whose translation MKNKLEEIRKEKGITQEELADALEVSRQTISSLENGRYNPSIILAFKISRYFNLSIEEIFIYEEEEA comes from the coding sequence GTGAAGAATAAGTTGGAAGAAATAAGAAAAGAAAAAGGTATTACGCAAGAAGAACTAGCAGACGCCCTGGAAGTATCTAGGCAAACAATCAGTTCACTAGAAAATGGAAGATATAACCCATCAATTATCTTAGCATTTAAGATATCGAGATATTTCAACCTAAGTATTGAAGAAATTTTTATTTATGAGGAGGAAGAAGCATGA
- a CDS encoding VanZ family protein, which yields MYFLDFFILVIIYFMFFYRKWSKGSKNMLLRNTTMYVYIMMVLFVTLMPFPIPFINGTNNLFIESINLIPFRDLRLNYGGAIREIILNIIMMVPFGFLYPIIKKKGVLRVTISTFLFSFVIEILQLMSAWWGGLSSRSFDVTDLITNTFGGLIGYIIFIVLRPLIQRIIK from the coding sequence ATGTATTTTTTAGATTTTTTTATCTTAGTTATAATTTATTTTATGTTTTTCTATAGAAAATGGAGCAAAGGTAGTAAAAACATGCTTTTAAGGAACACAACTATGTATGTGTATATTATGATGGTACTATTTGTTACATTAATGCCTTTTCCAATCCCTTTTATAAATGGGACAAACAACTTATTTATTGAATCAATAAATCTTATACCTTTTAGAGATTTAAGGTTAAATTATGGTGGTGCAATCAGAGAAATTATACTCAATATTATTATGATGGTTCCTTTTGGTTTTTTATACCCCATTATTAAGAAGAAAGGTGTTTTAAGAGTAACTATTTCTACATTTCTTTTTAGTTTTGTAATTGAAATACTACAATTAATGAGTGCATGGTGGGGAGGGCTATCTTCTCGTTCATTTGATGTTACAGATTTAATTACAAATACATTTGGAGGATTAATAGGATATATTATTTTTATTGTCTTAAGACCACTAATTCAAAGAATCATAAAATAA
- a CDS encoding glycoside hydrolase family 9 protein produces MKRVMAFILSAIIMVGVIPQPVMAADNQDFNYVDAFAKSILFYEANWCGPDAGNNRIKWRGPCHIEDGKDVGLDLTGGFHDCGDHVKFGLPQCASASTLAWAYYEFEDTFIEKGQDVYMLNILKHFCDYFMKCFPNKTTFYYQVGDGDVDHQYWGPPELQTYDRPTYYVATPSNPGSDVAGDAAAALAIMSIIYKDRDSEYAAKCLTYAKDLYNFGMTYRGNSKGQSYYLPSDYRDELMWGSIWLYVATGDKTYMDNVDKLMAEKNIGGDNMFNDHWTHCWDYVLTGVFVKLATLSDNPKYRRIAEDHMDYWQNRIRTTPGGLKYLDSWGVCKYPAAESFVQLVYYKETGEKKYLDFAKSQIDYILGKNPNNMSYVVGFGDKYPKYPHHRAANGMLEGPPADEKKDAGMRHILYGALVGGADINDKYIDDINEYVYTETGLDYNAGLVGALAGMSKYFGQGQVPEEVPGIEWEPTKYYTEAKLYKTSNEGVVIDLNLYNIATSPPQYEDDLTVKFFLDLSEYASVGIDPSKFSTQIYYSQANAKISSVMPWDKDNNIYYVEISFPDEKLYARTYVQFAIYNYQGKVWDSSNDHSTSKLTNTYKEIDNIPIYKKNVKVYGVDPSGEEEILYGDVNTDGVIDAIDLGLLKKYLLSMDEDTISIKNADLNQDGFVDAIDFAQLKKILLK; encoded by the coding sequence ATGAAAAGAGTTATGGCATTTATCTTATCTGCCATAATTATGGTTGGGGTTATACCACAGCCTGTTATGGCAGCAGACAATCAGGACTTCAACTATGTTGATGCATTTGCAAAATCTATTCTTTTCTACGAGGCAAACTGGTGCGGACCGGATGCGGGAAATAACAGAATTAAGTGGCGTGGCCCCTGCCACATCGAAGATGGAAAGGATGTAGGGCTTGACCTTACAGGGGGATTTCATGATTGCGGAGATCATGTGAAATTTGGCTTACCCCAATGTGCTTCAGCCTCTACCCTTGCCTGGGCATATTATGAATTTGAAGACACTTTTATTGAAAAGGGCCAGGATGTGTATATGCTAAATATCCTAAAGCATTTTTGCGACTACTTTATGAAATGTTTCCCTAACAAGACAACATTTTATTATCAAGTAGGGGACGGTGATGTTGATCATCAATACTGGGGTCCCCCTGAACTTCAGACCTATGACAGACCTACTTATTATGTAGCAACACCTTCTAATCCCGGATCAGATGTGGCTGGAGATGCCGCGGCAGCCTTGGCAATCATGTCCATAATCTATAAGGACAGGGATTCGGAATATGCGGCAAAATGCTTAACATATGCTAAGGACTTATATAACTTTGGTATGACCTATAGGGGAAATAGTAAGGGCCAAAGCTATTATCTGCCCAGTGATTATCGGGATGAATTAATGTGGGGATCCATTTGGCTTTATGTAGCAACCGGTGACAAGACCTATATGGATAATGTGGATAAACTTATGGCTGAGAAAAATATCGGTGGAGATAATATGTTTAACGACCACTGGACCCATTGCTGGGATTATGTTTTGACAGGAGTATTTGTAAAGCTTGCCACTTTATCAGACAATCCCAAATATAGAAGAATTGCAGAAGATCATATGGATTACTGGCAAAATAGAATTAGAACTACTCCTGGAGGTTTAAAATATCTTGACAGTTGGGGAGTATGTAAGTATCCTGCGGCGGAAAGTTTTGTACAGCTTGTTTATTATAAGGAAACAGGAGAAAAGAAGTATCTGGACTTTGCAAAGAGCCAGATTGATTATATCCTAGGAAAAAATCCAAATAATATGTCCTATGTGGTTGGTTTTGGAGATAAATATCCAAAATACCCCCATCATCGGGCTGCAAACGGAATGCTAGAGGGACCACCTGCCGATGAAAAGAAAGATGCAGGTATGAGACACATTCTCTATGGTGCTCTTGTGGGAGGAGCAGATATCAATGACAAATATATTGACGATATTAATGAGTATGTTTATACGGAAACAGGACTAGATTATAATGCAGGGCTGGTTGGTGCCTTGGCAGGAATGTCCAAATATTTTGGACAAGGTCAGGTGCCGGAAGAAGTACCTGGCATTGAGTGGGAACCTACAAAGTACTATACCGAAGCAAAGCTATACAAGACCAGTAATGAGGGAGTTGTTATTGACCTTAATTTATATAATATTGCAACATCACCTCCCCAATATGAAGATGACTTAACCGTTAAGTTTTTCCTTGACCTATCAGAGTATGCTTCTGTAGGAATTGATCCGAGTAAATTCTCTACCCAAATATATTATTCCCAAGCAAATGCTAAGATTTCTTCTGTTATGCCTTGGGATAAAGACAATAATATATATTATGTAGAAATATCCTTCCCTGATGAAAAATTATATGCAAGAACTTATGTGCAATTTGCCATCTACAATTATCAGGGTAAAGTTTGGGATTCTTCCAATGACCATTCAACTTCAAAGCTAACTAATACATATAAAGAAATAGATAACATACCTATCTATAAAAAGAATGTTAAGGTATATGGAGTTGACCCATCTGGAGAAGAAGAAATTCTATATGGTGATGTAAATACAGATGGTGTGATAGATGCAATTGACTTAGGACTGCTCAAAAAATACCTGCTAAGTATGGATGAAGATACCATATCAATAAAAAATGCTGATCTTAATCAAGATGGATTTGTTGATGCAATTGATTTTGCACAATTAAAAAAGATATTATTGAAATAA
- a CDS encoding M15 family metallopeptidase, translating to MRGRCHKLFCILLLCLFMGSCDKYTGQDELKVQDNNRNIIKEINQKGDVNVVEKKDIQEEHLDGKELNKKYRDYPAGTEIDIEELNQESLKSLFYMEELNQEIINRINGKSYKENCDIPYSDLRYIRVLHIGFDGLTHIGEMIVNKAIAQDVIDIFWELYSISYPIEKMLLIDDYNADDLESMKDNNSSAFNFRFIEGTSKRSVHSDGLAIDINPLYNPYVRTREGKLEILPENAEEYVDRSIDNIYYIRKDDPCYEAFIKRGFTWGGEWKNSKDYQHFEKKIGD from the coding sequence ATGAGAGGGAGATGCCATAAGCTATTTTGTATTCTCCTTCTTTGTCTTTTCATGGGGTCATGTGATAAATATACCGGTCAGGATGAATTAAAGGTTCAGGATAACAATAGGAATATAATTAAAGAAATAAACCAAAAAGGGGATGTGAATGTGGTGGAGAAAAAAGATATACAAGAGGAACATTTAGATGGGAAAGAGTTAAATAAGAAATATAGAGACTATCCTGCCGGAACAGAAATTGATATAGAAGAACTTAATCAGGAGAGTCTTAAGTCATTATTTTATATGGAAGAATTAAATCAGGAAATTATAAACCGTATAAACGGGAAATCCTATAAAGAAAACTGCGATATTCCTTATAGTGATTTACGTTATATACGGGTTCTTCATATAGGATTTGACGGACTAACTCACATAGGGGAAATGATTGTAAACAAGGCAATTGCACAGGATGTAATAGATATTTTCTGGGAGCTATACAGTATTTCATATCCTATTGAGAAAATGCTTCTTATTGATGACTATAATGCCGATGATTTAGAATCAATGAAAGATAATAATTCTTCAGCCTTTAACTTTAGGTTTATAGAGGGTACAAGTAAGCGTTCTGTCCACAGTGATGGATTGGCTATAGATATAAATCCATTATATAATCCGTACGTTCGTACAAGAGAAGGTAAGTTGGAGATTTTACCTGAAAATGCAGAAGAATATGTGGATAGATCTATAGATAACATTTATTATATAAGAAAAGATGATCCTTGTTATGAGGCATTTATAAAAAGGGGCTTTACTTGGGGCGGAGAGTGGAAAAACAGTAAAGACTATCAGCATTTTGAGAAAAAGATAGGGGACTAA